In Candidatus Saccharimonadia bacterium, the genomic stretch ATGTGCACCAATGCCGTCCCATTCGCGCGCAAGTTGCTGCCCAGTAGCCCCCGCCGCGCGTCGCTCACCAACATCATCGCCCAGCTCGCCCAAAATAGCGGCAAATACTTCCAATACAGCCACCCCGGCATGCTTTTGGTGTACAGGTAGCTAAAATTCTTCACGGTATGATACCGCGCAAATGCGCTGGGACGGCTATGGCCATCGGGTGCCCCGGTGCCCGCCTTTGCAGCGCCACCGTCCATGCGCGAGCTCGTCCCGCCAATGAAGTGTCGCACCGCCGCCGCCGGCTCGTATGCTACACCCCAACCAGCCAGCTGTGCCCGAAATGAAATATCCACGTCCTCGAAGTATGCGAAAAACCGCTCGTCAAACAGCCCAACCTCCCGCAGCATCGCCGTCCGGTACAAGCTTGCACCTCCCGACGCCGCAAACACGCGCCGATTCCCGGGGCTGTCATACTGCCCGCGATCCGCTTCGCCCCGCCCGCGGGGATAGGGGAATCCCCAAATGGAATAGAAGTCTCCCGTTGAATCAATGTGCTTGCCGTCCTGGGTGACAATCTTGCCCGCCACCATACCCGCCCGCGGATTGGCCTTAGCTGTGTGCACCAGTCTCTCAAGCCATTCCGGCCCGGCCACCGCATCGTTATTGAGGAGAGCCACGTACTCGGCGCCCGCTCGTAGAGCCGGCCGAATCCCGCGGTTCACTCCGCCCGCAAACCCAGCATTATCCGCAAATTCCAACACCTCCACGTCCGGAAATTCCCGCCGGATCAGCTCCACTGAACCGTCCACCGATCCGTTGTCGACCACGATCGCGCGGTGCGCCAGCGTTTGCTGGGCCAACGACCGCAAGCACTCGGCAAGCATATCCGCTCCGTTCCAGTTGGGGATGACCACGTAAGGTAATTTCATGATAGTACTGCGATAGATTATAATTCATTCAGTCATGAATCTGTCGAATATCTTCAGCCATCGAAACCGCGCCCTCTTGCGTGAGCTCGTGGCTACCGAATTTAAGTTGCGCTATCAAGGGTCGGCACTTGGTTATTTGTGGTCACTCATCCGCCCGCTGTTTCTGTTTGGCATTTTGCTCTTTGTCTTTGGGTTCATCCTCAAAATCACTTCAAACATCGAACACTACCCGGTTTATTTGCTCCTTGGCATTGTGCTGTGGAGTTTCTTCGTCGAAGCCACCAACAACGGCCTACAGTCGATCGTTGGCCGCGGCGACCTCATCCGTAAGATCAATTTCCCCAAATACATCATCGTCATTTCTGGCACCATTTCGGCCCTCATCAACCTCGGCATCAGCCTGGTCGTAGTATTTATTTTTATCCTCGGATCGGGCGTTGAGTTCCGGCCAATCGCGCTGTTATTTCCCTTGATTATCGTGGAATTGTACGCCCTGGCTTTGGCCCTGGCGTTTTTCCTGTCCGCGCTCTATGTAAAGTACCGCGACATCACCTATATCTGGGAGCTCGGTCTGCAGGCGGCCTTCTACGCCACCCCCATCCTCTATCCGATGTCGCTGGTGATTGGTAAGAGCCTATTCCTCTCCAAGGTCCTAATGCTCAATCCTATGGCTCAGATCGTTCAAGACGCCAGGTATGTGCTCATAACCCCGCAGACCACCACGCAGGCCCAGCTCACGCACAATTGGCTGGCCATTGCCTTCCCGTTCGCCGTCGTTGTGCTTGTGAGCATATCGGCCGGACTCTACTTCCGCAGCACGTCAAAATATTTTGCGGAGATCGTGTGATGACCGAACCCATTGCCATCTCACTGCACCGCGTCAGCAAGAATTTCAAACTCCCCCATGAGCAATACACCGGGCTCAAGCAGGCCCTTCTCAATTTCCGGCCCGGCCAAAAGTATGAGATCCAACATGTGCTCACCGGGCTCTCGTTTGATATCAAAAAGGGCGAGTTCTTCGGAATTGTCGGGCGCAATGGCAGCGGCAAGAGCACCCTCCTCAAGCTGCTGGCGCAAATCTACTCCCCGAATGTCGGATCTGTCACGGTGCACGGCAGCCTCACGCCGTTTATCGAGCTGGGGGTAGGCTTCAATCCCGAACTTACCGGCCGTGAAAATGTTTACCTCAACGGCGCACTTTTGGGCTTCGACCGCCAGCAAATGGGGAACTTGTACGACGAAATTGTCGAGTTTGCCGAATTGTCCGAATTCATGGACCAGAAGCTCAAAAACTATTCCTCGGGCATGCAGGTGCGGCTGGCTTTTTCTATCGCGATCCGCGCCAAAAGCGACATTTTGTTGATAGACGAGGTGCTAGCGGTGGGCGACGCCGCCTTCCAGCGCAAATGTTACGACTATTTCATGCTCCTCAAGAAGACCGATACCACTGTCATCCTCGTGACGCATGATATGAGTGCCGTGCGCCAATATTGCGACCGCGCCATCATGCTCGAAGACGGCAAGATTGTGACCGCCGGCTCACCCGAAGAGGTCGCACAAGCTTACCAGCGGCTGTTCTCCGAAGACGTTGCGGCCGCCGGCATGATCGAAGTTTCGGGGCCGGCTCTCGAGGCTGGTCAGACCCGGTGGGGTTCGGGAAAATTGCGCCTGGAGCGGGCGTCCGCCACTGTCGTCAAGCAAAACGTCGTATTGACCTGCCAGTTCAAATCGTACGAGGACCTGCCGCCCACGCTGTACGGCTTTACTGTGCACGCGCCGAACGATGCCGTCGTAATGGATGGCAACACCCGCCGGTCCAAGGTCAAGACCCCGCCCACCAAGGCCGGAGACCTCATCGAAATCACCTGGGAGTTTCAGAATATCTTCGGCGGTGGCCGTCATGCGGTGAGTGTAGCCGCTTGCGACATGTCTGCCACCAACTATTACGACTGGTTCAACGAAGCCATTTCTTTCAACGTGATTCGCGAGGAGCCCACCGGCGGTCTGGTGGCTCCAGAAATCCGCACTAGCCCCATCAAAGTCTCCTAGCCGCACATCAACCGCCTAAATTCGGCCGTATTCGACTTCCCAAGACGCAACAGTCTGCGCCGCTTGGCCCAAAACCGCGGCAGCAAGATCAGCCCTCTCAGCCGTCCTTTAATAATGGCTAAAGCTAGTCCGTAGCGTCTTTCGCGCACGAAATTAAAAACCCGCAACAGTTCCACCCAGGTCCAGCGGGGCAACGCCCTCAAAATAACCGACGCCGGGAAGCTCTTGAGCAGCACCAGTGGCAGGTTGCGGTGCACCATCGTGAGCATGAATTTGGGATTGCCGCCGCTGGACGCCGACCCCATATGGTAGGCCACGGCCTCGGCGCAAAAATAGTTTTCCATGCCCAGCGCCAGCGCCCGCGCCGACAGGTCGACGTCCTCGTAGTACATGAACAAGTCGGGGTCGAAGTAGTCGTCGCCAAAGGGTTGCCGGTCTAGGAATATCCGGGTATACATGGCGGCCGCGGCATTTACCCCAAATACTTTCCGGCTGCCGGAGCCGTCGTAGGGCAGGTTGTAGCCAATCTGGAGGGGCGCCGCCCGGCCGTCTACATAAATACCCGTAGAATCTACCAGTTCACGCTTGAAATAGTTCAGAGTCAGCCCCTGAAGGCACGCGGCCTGGGGATGCGCAGCGGCAAATGCTACCAGCCGACTGGTCCACTCTGGCGTAATGACGGCATCGGTATTGAGTGCCACCACATAGCGGCAGTTCTTGTCCTCCAGTGCCCGCTTGAAACCGATGTTGTTGCCAACCGCAAAGCCGTTGTTGAATCCAGTATCAATCACATCCACCTCCGGATGCGTCTTTCGGACGTGCTCGGCCGAACCGTCTTTCGAGCCGTTATCCACATAGATCGTCTGTAGATTTTGATATGTTTGCGACTTTATCGAGGCAAAACACTCATCCAATAATGCTTTGTTGTTCCACCCCAAGACCACGATTGCCACGCCAGGTCCGGATAGTTGGGTTTTTGCTACTGTGTCCATGATGTCTAAGTATAAGTCATCTGACGCTTTGCTTATGTATAATCAGACCAATGAAGATCACGCCGGCCAGAAAACTTGCGAAGGATTTGCTAAAGCGTGCCGGTCTATACGGACGGGTATCCGCCGCGGCCAGAAAATACCGCTACCGCGAATACACCAAATGGGTGGTCGAGCGCGAATCCCAAGCCGGTCCGGACTCGTCCGGTAAAACCAAGTTCAGCATTATTGTTCCAACCCACAAATACACTGCACGCTACCTGGAGCCGCTGATCGACTCCGTTGTCGCCCAAACCTACCCGAACTGGGAGTTGGTATTGGTGAATGCCTGCGAAACGGCCGCCGACGCCGAGCAAGTGCGTCGGGCTGCCAAGCGCGATGGTCGGATCAAAGTTGTGGAATTGGCCCGAAATCTGCACATCTCCGGCAACACTAATGCTGGCATTGAAGTCGCGACAGGGGGGTTTGTTAGCTTCCTCGATCACGACGATGTGATCGCGCCTTTTGCCTTGTCCGAAATGTCCGCCGCACTTGATTCTGACCACACCATCCAGATATTCTACAGCGATGAAGATAAAATATCCGAGGACGGGAAAGAACGCTTTTATGCCTTCTTCAAGCCAGATTTTGACCCTGAACTAATCTTAACTTCCAGCTATGCATGCCACTTTTTTAGTGTTCGTGCCAATTTAGCCAAAAAAGCCGGCGGCTTGCGACCGGCCTTCGACGGCGCCCAGGATTACGACTTTATCCTAAGGCTCCTCCAGTTCGACCCGGTAATCAAACACGTTCCGCGCGTTTCATACCATTGGCGGATGGCGCAGAGCTCCACCGCCTCGGTCATTAGCGAAAAAGACTACGCCGCTGACGCCGGCCGCCGGGCGCTGGGCGAGCACGTGAAGCGTCTCGGTCTTCCCGCCAACGTCGAAGATGTGCCTGGCCAAGCTACGGCTTACCGCCTGAAATATGACCTCCCTGCCGAGACGCGGGTGGCCGTCGTGTCGTCCGGCCCCACAATCCCGGGCATCGACGTCCTAACCCCAGCGCAAAGCGCTTCGGCACTCGACCGGTATGATCTACTTATCTATCTTGCCGATGGCATCGCGGCCACCGGGGGCGATTGGATCCGGGAGCTGGCCGCACGGGCCATTCAGCCGGATGTGGGCGTGGTTTCAGCGGCCGTCCTCAATGGTAAGGGCCTTGCGCCAGCCGGCTATGTAGTCGCGGCCGGCCGCTTGCAGCTGCTGACCCAAAACATCGTCGCGCCCGAGTTTACCCTATTAGGGCTGAGCAGCTGGCCGCGGTCGTTTATGGTGGTTCCGGAAGGTTGTTACGCTGTCAAAACTGCGCTACTACGCAACCTCGCCTCGGGTGCGCCCGGCTCCTGCCTGAACTTGTGTTTGAGGCTGCATCAGGCGGGTTTGCGCAACATTTTTTGGCCATATGCCCAATTGAGGCTCGCGAATTGCCCCCTCCCGCCCTCAACCCTGCCGCTACCTTCTGGACTCGAAGGCCCACCCGACCCTTCCTTCAACCCCAACTTAACCATAAAGAACCATCGCGCGACCCTCTAGAATCCTTTGTTCTTATGATATGATTGAGGCAATATCTTAGCCCGCGAGGGGTCAAAACAATGGCCAAAAAGCTACCGCCCAGGTCTCCCAAACCAACCCGACGCCAACTCCTGGTAACTGCGGGCGTGGTAGCTGTTGTCGTGATCATAGCGGGCGTCGCCATAGCCTCGAGGCGCACTTCTAGCACTGGCACCGTCCATCCTTCTCCAACGCCCACCCCCTATAGCTCGACTACTCCCCCGGCTCCCACTCCAGGCACGGCCACCTCGAATAGGCCCGTCCCCACGGCTACACCCCCGGCTCCTGCGCAGGCAACCACCATTCCTGTCCCCGCCGGCCAATTTCTCAATAAACAAACGGTCCATCTGAGCGAGCCAAACCCCGCAACACAGTATGGCTCGGGCATGGACTCCACCTGTGAAACAGTGGCCGGAGCCAGCTGTGGATTCGAGCTGACTTCCGCCACCGGGCAAACCAAGACCTTGGCCGCCAAACCGGCCAGCGCCGGCAATGGCGTTTACGTCGTTGAAATCCAGTGGGACGCCAAAGCGGTCGGGCTAACCGCCGGCACCTGGAAAATTCACGCCGTGGCTACCAAAGACGGCCAAACCGCCAAATCGGCCGACTGGCAGCTGACGGTGACACCATGATGACGGCCAGGCGTTTTTTGTTGGTCGTTGTGCTCCTACTGACTGGAGTGTCGTTCAATGCCACCATGTCCGCCCCCGTTCATGCCTATAGTAACGGCCGGCTCATGGACGATGCTGTGTTCGACAACACCTCGACCATGAACGAATCTCAAATTCAAGCCTTCTTGGCGTCCAAGGGTCCATGTCTGGCTAATTACCACGATGTCGATCCCAACTGGAACGGCAGTGCTTGGACCTACACCGGGAGCGTCAGTGCGGCCCACATCATCGCCAGGGCGGCAGCGGAATGGGGTATAAACCCTCAAGTAATTCTCGCCACCCTCCAGAAAGAGGAAAGTTTGATAACCGGCGGCATTGGCTGCGGCAATGTTGTGATGACATCAGCGATGGGTTATGGCTGCCCGGACGGCAATGCCCGCTATGACTACCCGAACATAAACGTGTTTCAGACC encodes the following:
- a CDS encoding glycosyltransferase family 2 protein, which produces MKLPYVVIPNWNGADMLAECLRSLAQQTLAHRAIVVDNGSVDGSVELIRREFPDVEVLEFADNAGFAGGVNRGIRPALRAGAEYVALLNNDAVAGPEWLERLVHTAKANPRAGMVAGKIVTQDGKHIDSTGDFYSIWGFPYPRGRGEADRGQYDSPGNRRVFAASGGASLYRTAMLREVGLFDERFFAYFEDVDISFRAQLAGWGVAYEPAAAVRHFIGGTSSRMDGGAAKAGTGAPDGHSRPSAFARYHTVKNFSYLYTKSMPGWLYWKYLPLFWASWAMMLVSDARRGLLGSNLRANGTALVHMPGILASRWRIQAQRAVSVAAIDALLVHALPPLQRKRFEQLGWVRPHQ
- a CDS encoding ABC transporter permease; translation: MNLSNIFSHRNRALLRELVATEFKLRYQGSALGYLWSLIRPLFLFGILLFVFGFILKITSNIEHYPVYLLLGIVLWSFFVEATNNGLQSIVGRGDLIRKINFPKYIIVISGTISALINLGISLVVVFIFILGSGVEFRPIALLFPLIIVELYALALALAFFLSALYVKYRDITYIWELGLQAAFYATPILYPMSLVIGKSLFLSKVLMLNPMAQIVQDARYVLITPQTTTQAQLTHNWLAIAFPFAVVVLVSISAGLYFRSTSKYFAEIV
- a CDS encoding ABC transporter ATP-binding protein; the protein is MTEPIAISLHRVSKNFKLPHEQYTGLKQALLNFRPGQKYEIQHVLTGLSFDIKKGEFFGIVGRNGSGKSTLLKLLAQIYSPNVGSVTVHGSLTPFIELGVGFNPELTGRENVYLNGALLGFDRQQMGNLYDEIVEFAELSEFMDQKLKNYSSGMQVRLAFSIAIRAKSDILLIDEVLAVGDAAFQRKCYDYFMLLKKTDTTVILVTHDMSAVRQYCDRAIMLEDGKIVTAGSPEEVAQAYQRLFSEDVAAAGMIEVSGPALEAGQTRWGSGKLRLERASATVVKQNVVLTCQFKSYEDLPPTLYGFTVHAPNDAVVMDGNTRRSKVKTPPTKAGDLIEITWEFQNIFGGGRHAVSVAACDMSATNYYDWFNEAISFNVIREEPTGGLVAPEIRTSPIKVS
- a CDS encoding glycosyltransferase family 2 protein, which produces MDTVAKTQLSGPGVAIVVLGWNNKALLDECFASIKSQTYQNLQTIYVDNGSKDGSAEHVRKTHPEVDVIDTGFNNGFAVGNNIGFKRALEDKNCRYVVALNTDAVITPEWTSRLVAFAAAHPQAACLQGLTLNYFKRELVDSTGIYVDGRAAPLQIGYNLPYDGSGSRKVFGVNAAAAMYTRIFLDRQPFGDDYFDPDLFMYYEDVDLSARALALGMENYFCAEAVAYHMGSASSGGNPKFMLTMVHRNLPLVLLKSFPASVILRALPRWTWVELLRVFNFVRERRYGLALAIIKGRLRGLILLPRFWAKRRRLLRLGKSNTAEFRRLMCG
- a CDS encoding glycosyltransferase codes for the protein MKITPARKLAKDLLKRAGLYGRVSAAARKYRYREYTKWVVERESQAGPDSSGKTKFSIIVPTHKYTARYLEPLIDSVVAQTYPNWELVLVNACETAADAEQVRRAAKRDGRIKVVELARNLHISGNTNAGIEVATGGFVSFLDHDDVIAPFALSEMSAALDSDHTIQIFYSDEDKISEDGKERFYAFFKPDFDPELILTSSYACHFFSVRANLAKKAGGLRPAFDGAQDYDFILRLLQFDPVIKHVPRVSYHWRMAQSSTASVISEKDYAADAGRRALGEHVKRLGLPANVEDVPGQATAYRLKYDLPAETRVAVVSSGPTIPGIDVLTPAQSASALDRYDLLIYLADGIAATGGDWIRELAARAIQPDVGVVSAAVLNGKGLAPAGYVVAAGRLQLLTQNIVAPEFTLLGLSSWPRSFMVVPEGCYAVKTALLRNLASGAPGSCLNLCLRLHQAGLRNIFWPYAQLRLANCPLPPSTLPLPSGLEGPPDPSFNPNLTIKNHRATL